One genomic segment of Rhizobium sp. 11515TR includes these proteins:
- a CDS encoding alpha/beta fold hydrolase, translating to MSSQNADIVLVHGAWADGSGWAKVIAPLAATGFSVTAAPLPLTSFDEDVAALERTLERTTRPVILVGHAYAGAVISAVRGEKVTALVYIAALAPDEGETVADVFHRGEPHAQAPKLAPDGHGLIYLPRGAFAAAFAQNAKADELAVLAASQRPISPACITVPVARPLWKDRPIWFLIAEEDRMIRVDNQRFMAARMKAKQRSVPADHMPMVTAPGAIVDIIQDAAATV from the coding sequence ATGTCGTCGCAAAATGCAGATATTGTTCTTGTCCATGGTGCCTGGGCGGATGGGTCGGGTTGGGCAAAAGTGATCGCGCCGCTGGCCGCCACCGGCTTTTCGGTAACTGCCGCTCCATTGCCGTTGACTTCCTTTGACGAGGATGTCGCCGCGCTCGAACGCACCCTGGAGCGGACGACGAGACCGGTGATCCTGGTCGGCCACGCCTATGCCGGCGCGGTTATCTCAGCTGTTCGCGGCGAAAAAGTAACGGCCCTGGTCTATATTGCTGCACTTGCGCCGGATGAGGGCGAGACGGTCGCCGACGTCTTCCATCGCGGCGAGCCGCACGCGCAGGCGCCGAAACTGGCGCCCGACGGCCACGGGCTGATCTACCTTCCGCGTGGCGCATTCGCGGCCGCCTTTGCACAGAATGCCAAGGCCGATGAACTCGCGGTATTGGCTGCCTCGCAACGGCCGATCTCACCGGCATGCATCACCGTCCCCGTCGCCCGCCCGCTCTGGAAGGACCGCCCCATCTGGTTCCTGATCGCCGAGGAGGACCGAATGATCCGGGTCGACAATCAGCGCTTCATGGCAGCCCGCATGAAGGCGAAGCAGCGCTCCGTCCCGGCCGATCATATGCCGATGGTCACGGCGCCGGGCGCCATTGTCGACATTATCCAAGACGCCGCCGCCACTGTCTGA
- a CDS encoding patatin-like phospholipase family protein, which produces MLERNTKAAAPTIPEIATQYDRVALVFQGGGALGAYQAGVYQALAEAGCEPTWLSGVSIGAVNAAIIAGNEPSRRLQRLEQFWQIISGRKIWAYTPEGDFFRDIRNRTSSWMTMTMGQPGFFKPRFPNPWFELPGAEGATSFYDSAELKKTLEMLIDFDVLNDGKKRFSVGAVNVRTGNFVYFDTDNIRIGPEHIMASGALPPALPSIRIEGEYYWDGGIVSNTPLQYLLDQEEDRSSLVFQVDLFSARGVLPRSMPDVLSRHKDIMYSSRTRQNTDNFKRIHGLKMKLLGALKRVPKDQLTPEEEELIADYSDAGVVNIVHLIYQHKNYEGHAKDYEFSGTSMREHWDMGLEDTKRTLRHTDWLLPPFSDDAVAIHDLHREDPA; this is translated from the coding sequence GTGCTTGAACGAAACACCAAGGCCGCAGCCCCGACCATCCCGGAAATTGCCACGCAATATGATCGCGTCGCCCTGGTTTTCCAAGGGGGCGGGGCGCTCGGCGCCTATCAGGCCGGCGTCTATCAGGCGCTTGCCGAAGCGGGTTGCGAGCCGACCTGGCTTTCGGGTGTGTCGATCGGCGCGGTCAATGCCGCGATCATCGCCGGCAACGAGCCCAGCCGGCGCCTGCAGCGTTTGGAGCAGTTCTGGCAGATCATTTCCGGCCGCAAGATCTGGGCCTATACGCCCGAAGGTGATTTCTTCCGCGATATCCGTAATCGCACCAGTTCCTGGATGACGATGACCATGGGCCAGCCCGGCTTCTTCAAGCCGCGCTTTCCCAATCCCTGGTTCGAACTGCCGGGCGCAGAGGGCGCCACTAGCTTCTATGACTCGGCAGAGCTCAAGAAGACTCTGGAGATGCTCATCGATTTCGACGTGCTGAATGACGGCAAGAAGCGTTTCAGTGTCGGCGCGGTGAATGTGCGCACCGGCAACTTTGTCTATTTCGACACCGACAACATTCGCATCGGCCCTGAGCACATCATGGCGAGCGGCGCCCTGCCACCCGCCTTGCCGTCCATCCGCATCGAGGGCGAATATTACTGGGACGGCGGCATCGTCTCCAACACGCCGCTGCAATATCTGCTCGATCAGGAAGAAGACCGCAGTTCGCTGGTCTTCCAGGTGGATCTCTTCAGCGCCCGCGGCGTCCTGCCGCGCAGCATGCCGGATGTCCTGTCGCGTCACAAGGACATCATGTATTCGAGCCGCACGCGGCAGAACACCGACAACTTCAAGCGAATTCACGGGCTGAAGATGAAGCTCCTGGGTGCGTTGAAGCGTGTTCCGAAGGATCAGCTGACACCGGAAGAAGAAGAGCTGATTGCGGATTATTCCGATGCCGGCGTCGTCAACATCGTGCATCTGATCTATCAGCACAAGAATTACGAAGGTCACGCCAAGGATTACGAGTTCTCGGGCACATCGATGCGCGAGCATTGGGACATGGGCCTCGAAGATACCAAGCGCACGCTGCGCCATACCGACTGGCTGCTGCCACCCTTCAGCGACGATGCCGTCGCCATTCACGATCTTCACAGGGAAGACCCGGCCTGA
- a CDS encoding alpha/beta fold hydrolase, producing MTDISYRTVNVEGVKVFYREAGSPGSDKLLLLHGFPTSSHMFRDLIPLLADRYHIIAPDLPGFGHSDAPKGSNTFDSIAETIDRFTEIVGFDRYAIYVFDYGAPTGFRLAVKHPKRITAIISQNGNAYEEGLSEEWNPIQAYWREASEENRNALKAALTPEATAWQYTHGVPDANKVSPDGYTLDSYYLARPGAENVQLDLFGDYKSNVALYPTFQNYFRTHKPRLLAIWGKHDPFFLPPGAEAYSRDIPEAIVKLLDTGHFALETHAAEIAVEIRAFLG from the coding sequence ATGACTGATATCAGCTATCGCACCGTCAATGTCGAAGGCGTCAAGGTCTTCTACCGCGAGGCCGGCTCTCCAGGGTCGGACAAGCTGCTGCTCCTGCACGGCTTTCCGACTTCCAGCCACATGTTCCGCGATCTCATCCCGCTGCTGGCCGATCGTTATCACATCATCGCGCCGGATCTTCCGGGCTTCGGGCATTCCGATGCGCCGAAAGGCAGCAACACGTTCGACAGCATCGCCGAGACGATCGACCGCTTCACCGAAATCGTCGGTTTCGACCGCTATGCCATCTATGTCTTCGATTATGGCGCTCCGACCGGCTTTCGCCTGGCTGTGAAGCATCCGAAGCGGATCACGGCGATCATCTCGCAAAACGGCAATGCCTATGAGGAGGGTCTGAGTGAGGAGTGGAATCCGATCCAGGCCTACTGGCGCGAAGCCTCCGAGGAAAACCGAAATGCACTGAAGGCGGCGCTCACGCCGGAGGCGACGGCGTGGCAATACACGCATGGCGTTCCGGATGCGAACAAGGTTTCTCCGGACGGTTACACGCTCGACAGCTATTATTTGGCCCGCCCGGGCGCGGAAAACGTACAGCTCGATCTTTTCGGCGACTACAAGAGCAACGTCGCGCTCTATCCGACCTTCCAGAATTACTTCCGGACCCATAAGCCCCGTCTGCTGGCGATTTGGGGCAAGCATGATCCGTTCTTCCTGCCGCCCGGTGCCGAGGCTTACAGCCGGGACATTCCCGAGGCGATCGTCAAGCTTCTCGACACCGGCCACTTTGCCCTTGAAACGCACGCGGCTGAGATCGCAGTCGAAATTCGCGCTTTCCTTGGCTAA
- a CDS encoding class I SAM-dependent methyltransferase yields the protein MKSGVRKFVFRDLQKIDGYIDPPDALVFLSLIEKQRQEKLYGGLAEIGVYYGRSYFLLRKISAPDDNVLAIDLFDIEADGAQYQRFLDNGRSLGIPVDEDLVITGDSTGLDPQAIIDRVGQVRFFSIDGGHLLRHIVADSRLAKSVLADHGIIAFDDTFNPAWPEVTVGVSDFLRRNSDTFAAFCMTKYKTYVCRRDFHELYRAALDQARHLLPFEHAEMDFLGSKVLRLHNPINRRVAYELLQRLGLGAISEWAYRSA from the coding sequence TTGAAATCGGGCGTTCGAAAATTTGTGTTTCGCGATCTTCAGAAAATCGATGGTTACATCGACCCACCGGATGCGCTTGTCTTCCTGTCTTTGATCGAAAAGCAAAGACAGGAGAAACTTTACGGCGGTCTCGCCGAAATCGGGGTCTATTACGGGCGGTCCTATTTTTTGTTGCGCAAGATCAGTGCACCCGACGACAATGTGCTTGCGATCGACCTTTTCGACATAGAAGCGGATGGTGCGCAATATCAACGCTTCCTTGACAACGGAAGATCACTGGGCATTCCCGTTGATGAGGACCTTGTCATAACAGGCGATAGCACCGGGCTCGATCCGCAGGCCATCATCGATAGGGTTGGGCAGGTTCGTTTTTTCAGTATCGATGGAGGACATTTGCTTCGCCACATCGTTGCCGACAGCCGGTTGGCGAAGAGCGTACTGGCCGATCACGGCATCATCGCCTTCGACGATACGTTCAATCCCGCCTGGCCGGAGGTCACGGTCGGCGTTTCGGATTTTCTGCGCAGAAACAGCGATACCTTTGCCGCCTTCTGCATGACGAAGTATAAGACCTATGTCTGCCGACGCGACTTTCATGAGCTCTATCGAGCCGCGCTTGACCAGGCACGGCATCTTCTGCCGTTCGAGCACGCGGAGATGGATTTTCTCGGCTCGAAAGTCCTCAGGCTGCACAATCCCATCAACCGGAGGGTTGCCTATGAGCTTCTACAGCGGCTGGGCTTGGGAGCGATATCCGAATGGGCCTATCGCTCAGCCTGA
- a CDS encoding SDR family oxidoreductase translates to MPDTVAIITGASQGIGRATAIRLARDFGALVLVARNKEKLEDTAKAAEAAGSRVLVIDADLAEPAATQSVVDETLSAFGRIDALLNIAGAVPQIDLFDMTDQQWDDGLALKLHGARRLTIAAWPALKKTRGSVVLMSGNSAIFPKAAYAAVGTINAAIIALAKAFSDRGIADGVQVNSVLIGPVMTGRRRSYLEHWAPLHDMTVEEATAKFPREAGIARYGEPEEIAELMAFLVSPGARWMTGSALRMDGGEVKSV, encoded by the coding sequence ATGCCCGACACCGTCGCCATCATCACCGGTGCAAGCCAGGGAATTGGGCGGGCGACCGCTATCCGTCTTGCACGAGATTTCGGTGCATTGGTTCTTGTCGCCCGTAATAAGGAAAAACTGGAGGATACGGCCAAGGCCGCCGAGGCGGCTGGCAGCAGAGTGCTTGTCATCGACGCCGATCTTGCCGAACCGGCAGCCACCCAAAGCGTCGTTGATGAGACTTTGTCCGCCTTCGGCCGGATCGATGCGCTTCTGAACATTGCCGGTGCGGTCCCACAGATCGACCTTTTCGACATGACGGATCAGCAATGGGACGATGGCTTGGCTTTGAAGCTGCACGGCGCACGCCGGCTGACGATTGCCGCCTGGCCGGCACTGAAGAAGACGCGCGGTTCGGTGGTGCTGATGTCAGGCAATTCGGCCATCTTTCCCAAGGCAGCTTATGCAGCCGTCGGCACGATCAATGCCGCAATCATCGCCCTGGCAAAAGCCTTTTCCGATCGCGGCATTGCCGATGGCGTTCAGGTCAACAGCGTCCTGATCGGCCCGGTCATGACCGGGAGGCGACGGTCCTATCTCGAACATTGGGCGCCTCTGCACGATATGACCGTCGAAGAAGCGACCGCCAAGTTCCCGCGGGAAGCGGGAATTGCCCGCTATGGCGAGCCGGAAGAGATCGCAGAGCTGATGGCTTTCCTGGTCTCGCCAGGAGCGCGCTGGATGACCGGCTCGGCCCTGCGTATGGACGGCGGCGAGGTGAAGTCGGTTTGA
- the ppk2 gene encoding polyphosphate kinase 2: MTEENQDPFSRIKDEIVDSFDEELEMQLEEDRLDELVAEGLISESEATLDRRVYFRELFRLQHELVRLQDWVQYKKLKVVVLFEGRDSAGKGGAIKRVTQRLNPRVCRVVALPAPTERERHQWYFQRYAAHLPTAGEMVLFDRSWYNRAGVERVMGFCSPEELEEFFRSVPDFERMLVRSGIILLKYWFSITDEEQEFRFNMRIQDPLKQWKLSPMDLQSRVHWEEYTKAKEEMLERTHIPEAPWWVVHAVDKKKARLNCIAHLLGQIPYESVPKPEIVLPERMRNADYHRTPVPPEMYVPEIY; this comes from the coding sequence ATGACCGAAGAGAACCAGGACCCGTTCAGCCGCATCAAGGATGAGATCGTCGACAGCTTCGACGAAGAGCTGGAGATGCAGCTCGAAGAGGATCGGCTCGACGAGCTGGTCGCCGAGGGCCTCATCAGCGAGAGCGAGGCGACGCTTGACCGGCGGGTCTATTTCCGCGAGCTTTTCCGCCTCCAGCATGAGCTCGTGCGCCTGCAGGATTGGGTGCAATACAAGAAACTCAAGGTCGTCGTGCTGTTCGAGGGCCGCGATTCCGCCGGCAAGGGCGGCGCCATCAAGCGTGTCACCCAGCGCCTCAACCCGCGCGTCTGCCGCGTGGTCGCACTCCCCGCTCCGACCGAACGCGAGCGGCACCAGTGGTATTTCCAGCGCTATGCCGCACACCTGCCGACGGCAGGCGAAATGGTGCTGTTCGATCGCAGCTGGTATAACCGCGCCGGTGTCGAACGCGTCATGGGCTTCTGCTCGCCTGAGGAGCTGGAAGAGTTCTTCCGCTCCGTACCGGATTTCGAGCGCATGCTGGTTCGCTCCGGCATCATTCTCCTGAAATACTGGTTCTCGATCACCGATGAGGAACAGGAATTCCGCTTCAACATGCGCATCCAGGACCCGCTGAAGCAGTGGAAGCTTTCACCGATGGACCTGCAAAGCCGCGTGCACTGGGAAGAGTACACCAAGGCCAAGGAAGAGATGCTGGAGCGCACCCATATTCCGGAAGCGCCGTGGTGGGTCGTCCATGCCGTCGACAAGAAGAAGGCGCGCCTCAACTGCATCGCCCATCTTCTGGGCCAGATCCCCTACGAAAGCGTACCGAAGCCGGAAATCGTGCTGCCGGAACGTATGCGCAATGCAGACTATCACCGTACGCCGGTCCCGCCGGAGATGTATGTGCCCGAAATCTACTGA
- a CDS encoding acetoacetate decarboxylase yields MKVEDILKHAYAMPLTNPSYPPGPYRFFDREYIIITYRTSREALEAVVPAPLEIDEPLVKYEFIRMPDSTGFGDYTETGQVIPVTYRGQKGGYVHSMYLDDDAPITGGREIWGFPKKLASPKIVNEGEVIVGTLHYGSVLCATGTMGYKHKPIDQGPLLSALSEPNFLIKIVPHVDATPRICELVRYYLTDITIKEAWTSPAALDLRPHVMADVARLPVLEVVSAVHFTADLTLGLGEVVHDYLAERR; encoded by the coding sequence ATGAAGGTCGAAGACATTCTCAAGCATGCCTATGCGATGCCGCTGACCAACCCCTCCTATCCTCCCGGGCCCTATCGGTTCTTCGATCGCGAATACATCATCATCACCTACCGGACCTCGCGCGAAGCGCTTGAGGCGGTCGTGCCCGCGCCGCTCGAAATCGACGAGCCGCTGGTGAAATACGAATTCATCCGCATGCCGGATTCCACTGGCTTCGGCGATTATACCGAGACCGGGCAGGTCATCCCGGTTACCTATCGCGGGCAGAAGGGCGGCTATGTTCACTCCATGTATCTCGATGACGATGCGCCGATCACCGGTGGCCGCGAGATCTGGGGCTTTCCGAAGAAGCTCGCCAGCCCGAAGATCGTCAACGAGGGCGAGGTCATCGTCGGCACGCTGCATTACGGCAGCGTTCTCTGTGCTACGGGGACGATGGGTTACAAGCACAAGCCGATCGACCAGGGACCGCTTCTATCCGCTCTCTCGGAACCTAACTTCCTGATCAAGATCGTGCCGCATGTCGATGCCACCCCGCGCATCTGCGAGCTTGTGCGCTATTACTTGACCGATATCACCATCAAGGAAGCCTGGACTTCGCCGGCTGCCCTCGATCTTCGGCCGCATGTCATGGCCGACGTCGCACGGCTGCCTGTGCTGGAAGTGGTTTCCGCGGTTCATTTCACCGCCGATCTGACGCTCGGCCTCGGCGAAGTCGTTCACGACTATCTGGCAGAGCGCAGATAA
- a CDS encoding 3-hydroxybutyrate dehydrogenase, with the protein MGSLTSKNALVTGSTSGIGLAIARAFAAEGANVTINGLGDADAIEKERAGIEADFGVKCRYSAANMMNGEEVTAMVREAEEAFGSLDILVNNAGIQFVAPIEEFPDDKWEAIIRINLLAAFYAIKAAIPGMKARKWGRIINTSSAHALVASPFKSAYVSAKHGITGLTKTIALEAAQNGVTVNSIAPGYVWTPLVEKQIPETMKARNMTEEQVKHDVLLAAQPTKEFVTVDEVAAIAVFLCGDAAKQITGTTLSVDGGWTAE; encoded by the coding sequence ATGGGTTCGTTGACTTCGAAGAATGCGCTGGTCACCGGTTCGACGAGCGGCATCGGGCTTGCGATCGCCCGTGCCTTTGCCGCCGAGGGCGCGAACGTGACGATCAACGGCCTTGGCGATGCCGATGCGATCGAAAAGGAACGCGCTGGCATCGAAGCCGATTTCGGCGTGAAGTGCCGCTACTCCGCCGCCAATATGATGAATGGCGAAGAAGTCACTGCCATGGTGCGTGAAGCCGAGGAAGCCTTCGGTAGCCTCGATATTCTCGTCAACAACGCCGGCATCCAGTTCGTCGCTCCGATCGAGGAATTTCCCGACGACAAGTGGGAAGCGATCATCCGCATCAACCTGCTTGCCGCCTTCTACGCCATCAAGGCCGCCATCCCCGGCATGAAGGCGCGCAAATGGGGCCGCATCATCAATACGTCCTCGGCGCATGCCCTCGTCGCCTCGCCTTTCAAGTCTGCATATGTTTCGGCCAAGCACGGCATTACCGGTCTCACCAAAACGATCGCACTGGAAGCCGCTCAGAACGGCGTGACCGTCAACTCCATCGCGCCCGGCTATGTCTGGACGCCGCTCGTCGAGAAGCAGATCCCCGAGACCATGAAGGCACGCAACATGACGGAAGAGCAGGTCAAGCATGACGTGCTTTTGGCCGCCCAGCCGACGAAGGAATTCGTGACCGTCGACGAAGTGGCTGCCATTGCTGTCTTTCTCTGCGGCGATGCCGCCAAGCAGATTACCGGCACGACGCTTTCCGTCGACGGCGGCTGGACTGCCGAATAA
- a CDS encoding GMC family oxidoreductase — protein sequence MPEFDYIIVGGGAAGCVLANRLSEDPAIRVCLVEAGMDRNARKPIVRIPLAMVTFMAPALAFLGGPKFMSWFETEPEPGLQGRSIALPRGKGTGGSTNVNGQIFIRGQREDFDHWRDLGNPGWGYDDLLPYFRKLERFEILAEPGSAKHIRFGNKPLEKQIDPAYHGTNGPLNIAPLRSVNPMAEVFLKAAQEAGHPLNADFNGARQNGVGLYTFTQKNGERVTAEGAYLDPVRHRPNLTVMGETEVTRVVFDGRKASGIAFRRNGENGRLDGREIILSSGSFVSPHLLMLSGIGSAKELARHGIPVIADLPGVGENLQDHLDVTIEYRAKSIAPYGVSWRALPRNVGHVLNWVFTKRGLFSSTTGEGGGFISTDPESDRPDIQLFFCTGRANTQAASGFTGHGFLMHVCQLRPGSIGRVALKSADPNEKPSILYNFFRGNSTMDVLRKGIRLARQITAQAPFTSHLDAEIDPGPDIESDGALDAFIRERVGTLFHPVGTCAMGRGERSVVDPASMRVHGVEGLRVVDASIMPSIVSANTVAATYCLAEKAADLIRATDANRIPT from the coding sequence TTGCCCGAATTCGACTATATCATCGTCGGTGGCGGTGCGGCGGGTTGCGTGCTGGCTAATCGCCTGAGCGAAGATCCAGCCATACGCGTCTGCCTGGTCGAGGCGGGCATGGACCGCAATGCACGGAAACCCATTGTGCGCATTCCGCTCGCGATGGTCACCTTCATGGCGCCGGCGCTCGCCTTTCTCGGCGGGCCGAAATTCATGTCATGGTTCGAAACCGAACCCGAACCCGGTCTGCAGGGCCGCTCGATCGCTCTGCCGCGTGGCAAGGGCACCGGAGGTTCGACGAATGTCAACGGTCAGATCTTCATCCGCGGCCAGCGCGAGGATTTTGACCATTGGCGCGACCTCGGCAATCCGGGCTGGGGTTATGACGACCTGCTGCCCTATTTCCGTAAACTGGAGCGCTTCGAGATCCTGGCCGAGCCTGGCTCCGCAAAGCACATTCGCTTCGGCAACAAGCCGCTTGAGAAGCAGATCGACCCAGCCTATCACGGCACGAACGGACCGCTGAACATCGCGCCGCTGCGCAGCGTCAATCCGATGGCGGAAGTGTTTCTGAAGGCCGCGCAAGAGGCTGGCCATCCCCTCAACGCCGATTTCAACGGCGCGCGACAGAATGGTGTCGGCCTCTATACGTTCACACAAAAGAACGGTGAGCGCGTCACTGCAGAAGGCGCCTATCTCGACCCGGTGCGACATCGGCCGAACCTCACCGTGATGGGCGAAACCGAGGTAACGCGCGTCGTGTTCGATGGCCGAAAGGCATCCGGCATTGCCTTTCGAAGAAATGGGGAGAACGGCAGGCTCGACGGCCGCGAAATCATCTTATCTTCCGGCTCCTTCGTGTCGCCGCATCTGCTGATGCTATCGGGCATCGGCAGCGCCAAGGAGCTTGCTCGCCATGGCATTCCTGTCATCGCCGACCTGCCCGGGGTCGGTGAGAACCTGCAGGATCATCTCGACGTCACCATCGAATATCGCGCGAAATCCATCGCGCCCTACGGCGTCTCCTGGCGCGCCTTGCCTCGCAATGTCGGCCATGTCCTTAACTGGGTTTTTACCAAACGCGGCCTCTTCTCCTCGACCACAGGCGAAGGCGGGGGCTTCATCTCGACAGATCCTGAAAGCGACCGGCCCGATATCCAGCTCTTCTTCTGCACCGGCCGGGCCAATACGCAGGCCGCATCGGGCTTCACCGGCCATGGCTTCCTCATGCATGTCTGTCAGCTGCGGCCCGGGAGCATCGGTCGCGTCGCCCTGAAGAGCGCCGATCCCAACGAGAAGCCCTCGATTCTCTATAATTTCTTCCGCGGTAACAGCACCATGGACGTGCTGCGCAAGGGTATCCGGCTAGCACGCCAGATCACGGCGCAGGCTCCGTTCACATCACATCTGGACGCCGAGATAGACCCAGGGCCAGATATCGAAAGCGATGGCGCGCTCGACGCCTTCATCCGCGAGCGGGTCGGCACGCTGTTTCATCCCGTCGGCACCTGCGCCATGGGACGCGGAGAACGATCGGTCGTCGACCCCGCTTCCATGCGGGTGCATGGTGTCGAGGGCCTGCGCGTCGTCGACGCCTCGATCATGCCGAGCATCGTTTCGGCCAACACGGTCGCGGCCACCTATTGCCTTGCCGAAAAGGCCGCAGACCTGATCCGCGCGACCGATGCTAATCGCATTCCCACTTAG
- a CDS encoding SDR family oxidoreductase: MGQKLEGKVALVTGASSGIGRAIALALGEEGAKLALVGRSAERLQAVADKADGDALVLPADLTEPDTVKKVVDAATERFGRIDILLPNAGLYIPGDVAEGDPDAWDELISINVNSVFRLARAVLPGMIAQGGGQIVVTSSVSGHQAIHWEPIYSASKHAIQAFVHGLRRQTMKHNIRVGSVAPGVVLNELWGYTDPAAIDAKVAAREGLRSEDVADAVLFMLTRPANVTIRDLVILPQTQDI, translated from the coding sequence TTGGGACAGAAGCTTGAAGGCAAGGTCGCGCTGGTCACCGGCGCAAGCTCCGGTATCGGGCGCGCAATCGCATTGGCGCTTGGTGAAGAGGGAGCGAAGCTCGCACTCGTCGGCCGTTCCGCCGAAAGGCTGCAGGCGGTCGCAGACAAGGCTGACGGTGACGCGCTGGTGCTGCCGGCGGATCTCACCGAACCGGATACCGTCAAGAAGGTCGTCGATGCAGCGACAGAGCGTTTCGGCCGGATCGATATTCTCCTGCCCAATGCTGGCCTCTACATTCCGGGCGATGTTGCCGAAGGCGATCCCGACGCCTGGGATGAGCTCATTTCCATCAACGTCAATTCAGTCTTCCGGCTGGCTCGCGCCGTGCTGCCAGGCATGATTGCCCAGGGCGGCGGCCAGATCGTCGTCACCTCCTCGGTGTCCGGGCACCAGGCCATCCATTGGGAGCCGATCTATTCGGCATCCAAGCATGCGATTCAGGCTTTCGTACATGGGCTGCGACGGCAAACCATGAAGCACAATATCCGCGTTGGCTCCGTGGCGCCCGGCGTCGTGCTGAACGAGCTCTGGGGCTATACCGATCCTGCCGCTATCGATGCCAAGGTTGCGGCGCGCGAGGGCTTGAGGTCGGAAGATGTGGCTGATGCCGTGCTCTTCATGCTGACGCGACCCGCCAATGTCACCATCCGCGATCTGGTGATCCTGCCGCAGACCCAGGATATCTGA
- a CDS encoding ParA family protein has product MAVLTFANTKGGAGKTTAVVIIACELARMGFSVAVLDADPQLWISKWYERLGERAPPSLSVMPYVTAANLGQHARKLRGEVDFLLIDLPGARSPLLAQALGYSNYVLIPVQGSAMDAEGATNVIELLQYLEDRADIRIPYSVVLTRVNPMVTTRALQSVKELLSSRRVHVMSTPIIERAAYREVFGYGQTLYSIDPETVSNLDKAQQNAQTLAQEVLRRILPYSGRVTTQAKTDGYKLSA; this is encoded by the coding sequence ATGGCCGTTTTGACCTTTGCCAACACCAAGGGCGGCGCCGGCAAGACCACTGCCGTCGTCATCATTGCCTGCGAACTCGCCCGAATGGGCTTTTCGGTGGCCGTCCTCGATGCGGATCCGCAATTGTGGATCTCCAAATGGTACGAGCGGCTGGGCGAAAGGGCACCTCCTTCGCTTTCCGTGATGCCCTACGTGACAGCGGCCAATCTCGGTCAGCATGCGCGCAAGCTTCGCGGCGAGGTCGATTTCCTGCTCATAGACCTGCCCGGCGCCCGCAGCCCGCTGCTGGCGCAGGCACTCGGCTATTCGAACTATGTGCTCATTCCCGTGCAAGGCTCCGCCATGGATGCGGAAGGCGCTACCAACGTCATCGAGCTGCTGCAGTATCTGGAGGATCGGGCTGATATCCGCATCCCGTATTCGGTGGTTTTGACGCGCGTCAACCCAATGGTCACCACACGCGCGCTGCAATCGGTAAAGGAGCTGCTGTCGAGCCGACGCGTCCATGTGATGTCCACGCCGATCATCGAGCGCGCCGCTTATCGGGAAGTCTTCGGCTATGGCCAGACCCTTTATTCGATCGATCCCGAAACGGTGAGCAATCTCGACAAGGCGCAGCAGAATGCCCAAACACTTGCCCAGGAAGTTCTGCGCCGCATCCTGCCCTATAGCGGCCGCGTAACCACACAGGCGAAAACAGACGGATACAAGCTGTCGGCCTGA
- a CDS encoding CGNR zinc finger domain-containing protein: MDNHSPAIFVGDTLGLDFLNSVATPVDVPIDWIDDGEGLLRWLEQAGLVPRETLDVMRERALPGELDKVADQARNLREWFRAFVNSHKGKPLTSDALSDLEPLNRLLERDEGFGRIVARPSGGEGLGFQPMRKWRSPESLLLPIGEALGRFVCTEDFSDVKACEGHACTLLFVDHTRGHRRRWCSMAMCGNRAKQAAHRHRLKQS, translated from the coding sequence ATGGACAACCACTCGCCCGCCATCTTCGTCGGCGATACGCTGGGACTGGATTTCCTCAATTCGGTCGCAACGCCGGTGGATGTGCCGATCGACTGGATTGACGATGGGGAGGGCTTGCTTCGCTGGCTGGAACAGGCGGGCCTAGTGCCTCGTGAGACGCTCGATGTCATGCGCGAACGGGCGCTGCCCGGCGAACTCGACAAGGTCGCCGATCAGGCAAGAAACCTGCGCGAATGGTTCAGGGCTTTCGTAAACTCCCACAAGGGAAAACCGCTCACATCGGATGCTTTGAGCGATCTGGAGCCACTGAATCGCCTGCTGGAACGCGACGAAGGTTTTGGTCGGATCGTCGCAAGACCATCCGGCGGAGAAGGGCTCGGTTTTCAGCCGATGCGGAAATGGCGGTCACCGGAATCGCTGCTATTGCCGATCGGCGAAGCGCTGGGGCGTTTTGTCTGCACCGAGGATTTCTCCGATGTGAAAGCCTGCGAAGGCCACGCATGCACCTTGCTCTTCGTCGACCACACGCGCGGTCACCGCAGACGCTGGTGCAGCATGGCGATGTGCGGCAATCGCGCCAAACAGGCGGCGCATCGGCACCGGCTCAAGCAGAGCTGA